A single genomic interval of Zingiber officinale cultivar Zhangliang chromosome 4A, Zo_v1.1, whole genome shotgun sequence harbors:
- the LOC121969671 gene encoding transcriptional regulator SUPERMAN-like isoform X2 yields the protein MESTRESKSKGKDAWVMMSRGLFLSEGFMSWPPKRSYSCCFCKRVFMSAQALGGHMNVHRRDKARLREESPNYYLCLNPNPDLGCSPVPNLNMPPPPSMAGYCENLKSAVEIVGFIDVDGEAGTKLLNLDLEIGPFGGHGDHELDLELRLG from the exons ATGGAGAGTACAAGAGAAAGCAAGAGCAAGGGTAAGGATGCATGGGTGATGATGAGCAGAGGGTTGTTCCTTAGTGAAGGCTTCATGTCATGGCCCCCCAAGAGGTCATACTCTTGTTGCTTCTGCAAGAGAGTTTTCATGTCAGCGCAGGCTCTTGGGGGCCATATGAACGTCCACAGAAGGGACAAAGCTAGGCTGAGGGAGGAATCCCCAAATTATTATTTGTGCCTCAACCCTAACCCTGATCTTGGCTGCTCCCCTGTTCCCAACCTCAACATGCCACCACCACCTAGCATGGCAGGATACT GTGAAAATTTGAAGAGTGCTGTGGAAATAGTAGGGTTCATTGATGTTGATGGGGAGGCAGGCACAAAACTACTTAACTTGGACTTGGAGATCGGACCCTTTGGTGGTCATGGAGATCATGAACTCGATTTAGAACTTCGACTTGGGTAA
- the LOC121969671 gene encoding transcriptional regulator SUPERMAN-like isoform X1, giving the protein MESTRESKSKGKDAWVMMSRGLFLSEGFMSWPPKRSYSCCFCKRVFMSAQALGGHMNVHRRDKARLREESPNYYLCLNPNPDLGCSPVPNLNMPPPPSMAGYCENLKSAVEIVGFIDVDGEAGTKLLNLDLEIGPFGGHGDHELDLELRLGVGVDDYDDVYDNDDGVGLKKDEKERDGMDREK; this is encoded by the exons ATGGAGAGTACAAGAGAAAGCAAGAGCAAGGGTAAGGATGCATGGGTGATGATGAGCAGAGGGTTGTTCCTTAGTGAAGGCTTCATGTCATGGCCCCCCAAGAGGTCATACTCTTGTTGCTTCTGCAAGAGAGTTTTCATGTCAGCGCAGGCTCTTGGGGGCCATATGAACGTCCACAGAAGGGACAAAGCTAGGCTGAGGGAGGAATCCCCAAATTATTATTTGTGCCTCAACCCTAACCCTGATCTTGGCTGCTCCCCTGTTCCCAACCTCAACATGCCACCACCACCTAGCATGGCAGGATACT GTGAAAATTTGAAGAGTGCTGTGGAAATAGTAGGGTTCATTGATGTTGATGGGGAGGCAGGCACAAAACTACTTAACTTGGACTTGGAGATCGGACCCTTTGGTGGTCATGGAGATCATGAACTCGATTTAGAACTTCGACTTGG TGTTGGGGTCGATGATTATGATGATGTGTATGACAATGACGATGGTGTTGGTTTAAAGAAGGATGAAAAGGAGAGGGATGGGATGGATAGGGAAAAGTGA